Proteins co-encoded in one Setaria viridis chromosome 9, Setaria_viridis_v4.0, whole genome shotgun sequence genomic window:
- the LOC117836426 gene encoding uncharacterized protein has product MEKEVGVKEEAVAAPEEATPTLTATPTLTAPEKEPEAREKCYKKTVGEEATFLESAKDYFNQFKAMPAQKHWICVKNYFSQKCSSVFGKQKVEPVVKDKTPEVVKPAAVETH; this is encoded by the exons ATGGAGAAGGAGGTCGGCgtgaaggaggaggcggtggcagcGCCGGAGGAGGCGACGCCGACCCTGACCGCGACGCCGACCCTGACGGCGCCGGAGAAGGAGCCCGAGGCGCGGGAGAAGTGCTACAAGAagacggtgggggaggaggcgaCGTTCCTGGAGAGCGCCAAGGACTACTTCAACCAGTTCAAGGCGATGCCCGCGCAGAAGCACTGGATCTGCGTCAAGAACTACTTCTCCCAGAAGTGCAGCTCG GTGTTCGGCAAGCAGAAGGTCGAGCCTGTGGTCAAGGATAAGACTCCAGAGGTGGTGAAGCCGGCAGCAGTTGAGACTCACTGA
- the LOC117835548 gene encoding uncharacterized protein, with product MDPSNAQSEASAPSVPKNPAMASCRKKKTDDDVTFLEDLKDHIDEFIHASMDEHKTCFKKTIQKMFGMSKVVAERSAAGAKEAEVESALPLQTSVSQ from the exons ATGGATCCAAGCAATGCTCAATCTGAAGCTTCAGCCCCATCTGTTCCAAAAAACCCTGCCATGGCTTCATGCAGGAAGAAGAAAACCGATGATGATGTTACCTTCCTCGAAGATCTGAAAGACCACATCGATGAGTTCATTCATGCATCCATGGATGAACACAAGACCTGCTTTAAGAAGACAATTCAGAAG ATGTTTGGGATGTCAAAGGTTGTTGCAGAGCGATCAGCCGCGGGGGCAAAGGAAGCTGAAGTTGAAAGTGCTCTGCCTCTTCAGACCAGTGTCTCGCAGTAG
- the LOC117835547 gene encoding uncharacterized protein isoform X2, translated as MDMASVSTNPSLFKSAGIDEKAIRKDKPEELVKALAEAKAEAIKLKLHGDCAPGRDQTALLITSDQVMVSKGMIRERPRSAEEAREFIKGYSGDRAFAVNFVLVSNLSTGATRGGWDIPEIKFQHIPDDFIDKVVNQGDMTCVAGGLKLTHPSVLPFIKELVGTADSVRGLPRELTEKLIRESLEAEA; from the exons ATGGACATGGCTTCCGTCTCCACCAACCCCTCCCTTTTCAAG AGTGCTGGCATCGACGAGAAGGCCATCAGGAAGGACAAGCCAGAGGAGCTGGTCAAAGCACTGGCTGAAGCCAAG GCCGAGGCCATCAAGCTGAAGCTCCATGGCGACTGTGCTCCAGGCAGAGACCAGACTGCCCTTCTGATAACCTCTGACCAG GTCATGGTGAGCAAAGGGATGATACGGGAAAGGCCACGGAGTGCAGAAGAAGCTAGGGAATTTATTAAGG GCTATTCGGGTGATCGAGCATTTGCGGTGAACTTTGTTCTTGTGAGCAACCTGAGCACTGGGGCTACGAGAGGAGGATGGGACATACCGGAG ATCAAGTTTCAGCACATACCGGACGATTTCATCGACAAAGTG GTTAATCAAGGCGACATGACCTGCGTCGCCGGAGGGCTTAAGCTGACACATCCGTCAGTGCTGCCATTCATCAAAGAATTG GTCGGTACGGCGGATAGCGTTCGAGGTCTTCCAAGAGAGCTCACAGAGAAGCTTATTCGAGAATCACTGGAAGCAGAAGCATAG
- the LOC117835547 gene encoding uncharacterized protein isoform X1: MDMASVSTNPSLFKVILGSSSPARREILADMGYEFTVMSAGIDEKAIRKDKPEELVKALAEAKAEAIKLKLHGDCAPGRDQTALLITSDQVMVSKGMIRERPRSAEEAREFIKGYSGDRAFAVNFVLVSNLSTGATRGGWDIPEIKFQHIPDDFIDKVVNQGDMTCVAGGLKLTHPSVLPFIKELVGTADSVRGLPRELTEKLIRESLEAEA; encoded by the exons ATGGACATGGCTTCCGTCTCCACCAACCCCTCCCTTTTCAAG GTCATACTTGgatcgtcgtcgccggcgcgccgcgaGATCTTGGCCGACATGGGATACGAGTTCACAGTCATG AGTGCTGGCATCGACGAGAAGGCCATCAGGAAGGACAAGCCAGAGGAGCTGGTCAAAGCACTGGCTGAAGCCAAG GCCGAGGCCATCAAGCTGAAGCTCCATGGCGACTGTGCTCCAGGCAGAGACCAGACTGCCCTTCTGATAACCTCTGACCAG GTCATGGTGAGCAAAGGGATGATACGGGAAAGGCCACGGAGTGCAGAAGAAGCTAGGGAATTTATTAAGG GCTATTCGGGTGATCGAGCATTTGCGGTGAACTTTGTTCTTGTGAGCAACCTGAGCACTGGGGCTACGAGAGGAGGATGGGACATACCGGAG ATCAAGTTTCAGCACATACCGGACGATTTCATCGACAAAGTG GTTAATCAAGGCGACATGACCTGCGTCGCCGGAGGGCTTAAGCTGACACATCCGTCAGTGCTGCCATTCATCAAAGAATTG GTCGGTACGGCGGATAGCGTTCGAGGTCTTCCAAGAGAGCTCACAGAGAAGCTTATTCGAGAATCACTGGAAGCAGAAGCATAG
- the LOC117838904 gene encoding probable LRR receptor-like serine/threonine-protein kinase At2g16250 — protein sequence MMRARGLWALLLLVALVAAAAAPGAVLAQGNLTSRSDLRGLYALRGSLGLRARDWPRHADPCTAWAGVGCRGGRVVSLALAGLRRTRLGRLNPRFEVDGLRNLTQLEVFNAAGFGLPGSIPAWLGDGLAPTFQSLDISACNVSGEIPASALAGLTRLRTLNLSGNAFSGALPVAVWSLPGLSVLDVSRANLTGPLPTTGISLPANAQVVDLSENLFYGIVPEAFRRLFAQVLLTNISGNYFDGKLSVPDSGGGNVSSELNCFLDAPEQRTQADCQQFYASRGLPYDGPVTPPAPQPAPAPARKKKHKNLRYILIGAIGGGLLLIAAVAAVVFCIACSGRRTNDQRESGAPPSAPSGVSATGAVAATGGTQPSALPANTAKVGDSFAYDQLANATSGFGEERLIKHGHSGDLYHGVLQDGTAVVVKRITARVARKDAYLAELDLFAKGLHERLVPFLGHCLDKEEEKVLVYRFVRNGDLSSALHRKSREEDEGMQSLDWIKRLKIATGVAEALCYLHHECTPPMVHRDVQASSVLLDDKFDVRLGSLSEVCPQEGEGHQNVITKLLRFSSAADQGSSGSPSATCSYDVYCFGKVLLELVTGRLGISASNDAATSEWLDTTLRYVNIYEKELMSKIIDPTLIIDEDHLEEVWAMAIVAKSCLNPRSSKRPPMKYILKALENPLKVVREDNGSSSARLRATSSRGSWNAALFGSWRHSSSDIGPSRDDNILKRSETIKSSGGSNGDHSSSRRRQSKEIFPEPSGSRDTED from the exons ATGATGCGCGCGCGCGGGCTctgggcgctgctgctgctcgttgcgctcgtggcggcggcggcggcgcccggtgCGGTGCTGGCGCAGGGGAACCTGACGTCGCGGTCGGATCTCCGGGGGCTGTACGCGCTGCGGGGCTCGCTCGGCCTGCGGGCGCGGGACTGGCCGCGGCATGCGGACCCGTGCACGGCGTGGGCGGGCgtcggctgccgcggcggccgcgtcgtgtcgctcgcgctcgccggcctccgccgcacGCGGCTGGGCCGCCTGAATCCGCGCTTCGAAGTCGACGGGCTGCGGAACCTCACTCAGCTCGAGGTTTTCAACGCGGCGGGGTTCGGGCTCCCCGGCTCCATCCCGGCGTGGCTCGGCGACGGGCTCGCGCCCACCTTCCAGTCCCTCGACATCTCCGCCTGCAACGTCTCGGGGGAGATCCCCGCCTCGGCGCTTGCGGGGCTCACGCGGCTCAGGACCCTCAACCTCTCGGGCAATGCGTTCTCGGGCGCGCTGCCTGTTGCGGTCTGGTCGCTCCCGGGGCTCAGCGTTCTCGACGTCTCTCGGGCCAACCTCACCGGCCCATTGCCCACGACAGGGATTTCGCTGCCAGCCAATGCGCAGGTGGTGGATCTGTCGGAGAACCTCTTCTATGGCATCGTACCGGAGGCCTTCCGCCGGCTGTTCGCCCAGGTGCTGCTGACCAATATCTCTGGAAACTACTTTGACGGCAAGCTAAGTgtgcccgatagtggtggtgggAATGTGTCTTCTGAGTTGAATTGCTTCCTTGATGCTCCGGAACAGCGTACCCAGGCTGATTGCCAGCAGTTCTATGCCAGTCGTGGGTTGCCGTATGATGGGCCAGTTACCCCACCCGCGCCACAGCCTGCTCCTGCACcggcaaggaagaagaagcacaaGAATCTGAGGTACATACTGATCGGGGCCATAGGCGGAGGCCTCCTGCTGATAGCTGCGGTGGCAGCGGTTGTGTTCTGCATTGCGTGTTCTGGGAGGAGGACGAATGATCAGAGGGAAAGTGGGGCACCGCCAAGTGCGCCATCGGGAGTGTCAGCTACTGGTGCGGTTGCAGCTACTGGTGGCACGCAGCCTTCTGCATTGCCTGCAAACACGGCGAAAGTTGGTGACTCGTTTGCTTATGACCAACTGGCCAATGCAACCTCAGGATTCGGGGAAGAGAGGCTAATCAAGCATGGTCACTCAGGTGATCTATACCATGGGGTGCTCCAAGATGGGACTGCTGTGGTGGTGAAGAGGATCACTGCACGCGTGGCTCGTAAGGATGCCTATCTGGCAGAGTTAGATTTGTTTGCGAAAGGATTGCATGAAAGGCTGGTGCCATTCCTGGGGCATTGTCTtgataaagaagaagaaaaggttcTTGTGTATAGGTTTGTTCGAAACGGTGACTTGTCGAGTGCACTGCACCGAAAATCAAGGGAGGAAGATGAGGGCATGCAATCTTTGGACTGGATAAAGAGGTTGAAGATTGCAACAGGGGTGGCTGAGGCTCTTTGCTATCTGCACCATGAGTGTACTCCACCGATGGTTCACAG GGATGTGCAAGCCAGCAGCGTCCTTCTTGATGATAAATTTGATGTGCGCCTCGGTAGCTTGAGCGAGGTGTGTCCTCAAGAAGGGGAGGGTCACCAAAACGTCATCACAAAGCTGTTGAGATTTTCTTC GGCGGCAGATCAAGGTTCTTCTG GTTCTCCGTCTGCAACTTGCTCATATGATGTCTATTGCTTTGGAAAAGTTTTACTGGAGCTGGTGACAGGAAGACTTGGCATCAGTGCATCGAACGATGCTGCTACAAGCGAATGGCTTGATACCACGCTGCGGTATGTCAATATTTATGAGAAGGAGCTTATGAGCAAGATCATTGATCCAACACTTATCATTGATGAGGACCATCTGGAGGAAGTCTGGGCAATGGCAATTGTCGCCAAGTCCTGCTTGAATCCACGGTCTTCCAAACGCCCGCCGATGAAGTACATCCTAAAAGCACTAGAGAACCCCTTGAAGGTGGTTCGGGAAGATAATGGTTCCAGCTCAGCCAGGTTGAGAGCAACATCATCACGGGGTTCTTGGAATGCTGCACTCTTTGGGAGTTGGCGGCATAGCTCGTCTGATATAGGTCCTTCAAGGGATGACAACATTCTGAAACGATCAGAGACAATCAAGTCATCTGGTGGGAGCAACGGTGATCATTCTTCCTCCCGCAGGAGGCAATCCAAGGAGATCTTCCCTGAGCCATCCGGCTCACGTGACACCGAGGATTAA